A section of the Spirosoma pollinicola genome encodes:
- a CDS encoding xanthine dehydrogenase family protein molybdopterin-binding subunit — MTEIGKPLSRIEGKLKISGMAQYAAEFNQPNMAYAFAVQATIAKGTITKIDTTAALKSAGVITVLTHQNMARLKKFEPMDLFKSGGSLSEFLLPLQDNKIEYYGQIIGMVVAETYEQARSAARLVQIRYSRQTPVTDLKKAAATAVLPKMTGEGGPAQLNEGKAAAPLASSPHRIEATYTTSIENHHPMETHATIAVWEGSDRLTVYHGTQGILFTQKTLSFIFDLKPENVRVLSPYLGGGFGCKLGWPELLFAVMSARAVQRPVKFVTTRQMMQTTVGRRASTIQKVALGTDTGGRLTVIRHQVTTFNNLTQVFEASASPSKVLYKAPAIEATNAITKLNIGAPTQMRGPGFSSGSFAIESAMDEMAYKLGMDPIQFRILNYTATDQVEKLPFSAKYLLDCYRIGAEAFGWNRRKLQPRQNRQGNYFVGYGMASAIYPAHRSVATAKVRLTQDGKLKVMSATQDIGTGTYTIIAQTAADTLRIPVESINVEIGDSNLPPCPPAAGSQTVASVMPAVMAAAEQVRNELMQLAINDSKSALHGKSVEAIGFGGGTFFLKDDPGVADSFTTILRRANRDAIEACVGTKPIGDMGLGPKSPPCMITNFSADANDDDKKYSFYSFGAQFAEVWIDEDFGTIKVKRFTSVQDVGRIMNEKTARSQVMGSVIYHIGQALMEETLFDNRFGNPVTRSLADYHVPVQLDIPDIDVHFINKPDLHVSPIGARGVGEIGGVGVASAIANAAFNAVGKRVRSLPMTLDKLL, encoded by the coding sequence ATGACCGAAATTGGCAAACCGCTTAGCCGAATTGAGGGCAAGCTGAAAATATCGGGTATGGCACAATATGCCGCCGAGTTCAATCAACCGAATATGGCCTATGCTTTTGCGGTACAAGCCACCATTGCCAAAGGCACGATCACGAAGATAGATACTACAGCAGCGCTAAAAAGCGCCGGTGTTATTACCGTGCTCACCCACCAGAATATGGCGCGCCTTAAGAAGTTTGAGCCAATGGATCTTTTCAAATCCGGTGGAAGCCTATCCGAGTTTTTATTACCACTCCAGGATAATAAAATTGAGTACTATGGGCAAATAATAGGAATGGTGGTCGCTGAAACCTATGAGCAAGCCCGCAGCGCTGCCAGGTTGGTTCAGATACGCTACTCCAGGCAGACTCCCGTTACAGATCTGAAGAAAGCCGCAGCAACCGCCGTATTACCCAAAATGACGGGCGAAGGCGGGCCGGCGCAACTTAATGAAGGGAAAGCGGCTGCACCACTAGCCAGTTCGCCCCACCGTATAGAGGCTACTTACACCACCTCTATCGAGAACCATCATCCCATGGAAACCCACGCGACCATTGCGGTATGGGAAGGGAGTGATCGTTTAACAGTTTATCACGGCACGCAGGGCATCTTGTTCACACAAAAAACCTTGTCTTTTATATTTGATCTTAAGCCTGAAAACGTTCGCGTGCTGTCGCCCTACCTGGGTGGCGGATTTGGCTGTAAACTGGGTTGGCCTGAGCTTTTATTTGCCGTGATGAGTGCCAGGGCCGTGCAGCGTCCGGTAAAATTTGTTACTACTCGTCAGATGATGCAGACCACCGTAGGCCGTCGGGCGTCAACGATCCAGAAGGTGGCTCTTGGAACGGATACTGGAGGCAGGCTGACCGTCATTCGTCATCAGGTTACTACCTTCAATAACCTTACGCAGGTATTTGAGGCAAGCGCTTCTCCCAGTAAAGTTTTATACAAAGCACCGGCAATAGAGGCAACCAATGCGATTACTAAACTTAATATCGGTGCACCGACCCAGATGCGGGGACCAGGCTTCTCATCAGGAAGTTTTGCGATCGAATCAGCCATGGACGAAATGGCTTACAAACTCGGTATGGATCCGATTCAATTTCGAATTCTTAACTACACGGCAACGGATCAAGTGGAAAAGCTTCCGTTTTCAGCGAAATACTTGCTGGACTGTTATCGCATTGGCGCAGAGGCCTTTGGCTGGAACCGGCGAAAGTTGCAGCCTCGCCAGAATCGTCAGGGCAACTATTTTGTAGGCTACGGTATGGCCTCCGCTATATATCCAGCCCACCGGAGTGTCGCTACGGCAAAAGTACGACTAACCCAGGATGGGAAATTAAAGGTCATGAGCGCCACTCAGGACATAGGCACAGGTACCTATACCATTATTGCGCAGACCGCTGCTGATACACTTAGAATACCCGTCGAATCGATCAATGTTGAAATAGGCGACTCTAATTTGCCCCCCTGCCCGCCTGCTGCGGGTTCGCAAACGGTGGCAAGCGTGATGCCAGCGGTGATGGCTGCGGCAGAACAAGTGCGAAATGAACTGATGCAATTGGCGATCAACGATAGCAAATCGGCTTTACACGGGAAAAGTGTGGAGGCCATTGGATTCGGCGGTGGAACGTTTTTTTTGAAAGATGATCCAGGAGTGGCGGATAGCTTCACAACCATTTTACGTCGCGCCAACCGGGATGCCATCGAAGCATGCGTAGGAACCAAACCGATTGGTGATATGGGACTCGGACCAAAATCTCCGCCCTGTATGATTACCAATTTTTCAGCAGATGCCAACGATGATGATAAAAAGTATTCTTTCTATTCGTTCGGAGCACAATTTGCCGAAGTATGGATCGACGAGGATTTTGGTACGATAAAAGTAAAGCGCTTTACCAGCGTACAGGATGTAGGCCGCATCATGAATGAGAAAACCGCACGTTCGCAGGTAATGGGCAGCGTAATCTACCACATTGGTCAGGCGCTGATGGAAGAAACGCTCTTTGACAATCGGTTTGGCAATCCTGTCACGAGGAGTCTGGCGGACTATCATGTTCCTGTCCAATTGGATATCCCAGACATCGACGTGCATTTCATCAATAAACCCGACCTGCATGTTTCCCCAATCGGCGCAAGGGGTGTTGGAGAAATTGGTGGCGTGGGTGTGGCGTCCGCCATTGCCAATGCAGCATTCAATGCCGTTGGCAAACGGGTACGTAGCTTACCGATGACGCTGGATAAGCTTTTGTAA
- a CDS encoding helix-turn-helix domain-containing protein, giving the protein MNIHINHLNRALKKTSNKTTSQQIIERTLQEAKILLIETSWTVSEVAYTLGYSQVTHFNKLFKKYFGITPMNFRKGDMV; this is encoded by the coding sequence TTGAATATTCATATTAATCATTTAAACAGGGCACTGAAGAAAACTTCGAATAAAACAACATCACAGCAAATCATTGAACGAACATTGCAGGAAGCAAAAATCCTGCTGATTGAAACCTCCTGGACTGTTTCCGAAGTCGCTTATACGTTAGGCTATTCACAAGTAACGCACTTTAATAAACTCTTTAAAAAGTATTTTGGCATAACCCCCATGAATTTCAGGAAAGGTGATATGGTTTGA
- a CDS encoding IS3 family transposase (programmed frameshift), whose protein sequence is MSNSTKKSPSQSKTAQSTSSSPERKPALSIIKDIQRQTRRQYTAEEKIRIVLEGLQGEQSVAEICRREGLNANIYYRWSKEFLEAGKKRLAGDTTREATAPEVQSIKSENEALKQLVAELSLENRVLKKSLKADETNRYHHMTQSEKMEIITLVEQSPLSVKATLGELGIHRSTFYQWYKRYLTDGYDGLADYPCRRTSAWNQLPLAEKGRIVELALERPDLSSRELACYIVDNESWFVSESTVYRILKSRGLITTPAYRLMEAADQFYNPTTAPNQLWQTDFTYFKIKNWGWYYLSTVLDDYSRYILAWELCPGMQATDVERTVQAALQASSLKAGQRPRMLSDNGSAYVSGHLKQYLKGESIEHTRSAPYHPMTQGKIERYHRSMKNVLLLEHYYSPDELRERLTEWVDYYNHQRYHESLENVRPADAYWGRQDQILAERKKIKQRTMAQRRKNHIFQRLEST, encoded by the exons ATGTCTAATTCAACCAAAAAATCGCCTAGCCAATCCAAAACGGCTCAATCGACCTCATCTTCCCCAGAGCGCAAACCAGCGCTATCTATTATTAAAGACATTCAGCGTCAAACTCGTCGGCAGTATACCGCTGAAGAAAAAATTCGTATTGTCCTGGAAGGCCTGCAAGGCGAGCAGTCAGTAGCCGAGATCTGTCGGCGAGAAGGCCTCAATGCCAACATTTATTACCGCTGGAGTAAGGAGTTCTTAGAAGCGGGTAAAAAGCGATTAGCGGGTGATACCACCCGGGAAGCCACCGCTCCCGAAGTACAATCCATCAAGTCAGAAAATGAAGCCCTTAAACAACTAGTGGCCGAATTGAGCCTAGAGAATCGGGTATTAAAAAAAAGCCTTAAGGCCGACGA GACTAATCGCTACCATCACATGACCCAATCGGAGAAAATGGAGATCATCACCCTGGTGGAGCAGTCACCATTGAGTGTGAAGGCTACGTTGGGCGAGTTAGGTATACATCGCTCGACGTTTTATCAGTGGTATAAACGGTACCTGACAGATGGTTACGATGGATTGGCCGATTACCCCTGTCGACGAACCAGTGCCTGGAATCAGCTGCCATTGGCTGAAAAGGGTCGTATTGTGGAGTTAGCTTTGGAACGGCCAGATCTTTCCAGTCGGGAATTAGCCTGCTATATTGTTGATAATGAGAGTTGGTTTGTCTCGGAATCAACGGTTTACCGTATTCTAAAAAGTCGGGGCTTAATTACAACTCCCGCTTACCGACTCATGGAAGCAGCCGACCAGTTCTATAATCCGACTACAGCCCCTAACCAGCTCTGGCAGACCGATTTCACGTACTTTAAGATCAAGAACTGGGGTTGGTATTACCTCTCGACGGTGCTGGATGACTACTCGCGCTACATCCTAGCTTGGGAACTATGCCCGGGTATGCAGGCTACGGATGTGGAGAGAACAGTGCAGGCAGCTTTGCAAGCCAGTAGTTTGAAGGCTGGCCAGCGACCTCGCATGCTGTCGGACAATGGGTCGGCTTATGTGTCTGGGCATCTGAAGCAGTACCTGAAAGGAGAAAGCATTGAGCATACTCGTAGTGCGCCGTATCATCCCATGACGCAAGGCAAAATCGAGCGCTATCACCGGTCGATGAAAAATGTGCTGTTATTGGAGCACTACTATAGTCCCGATGAGTTGAGAGAACGCTTAACGGAGTGGGTAGACTATTACAATCATCAACGCTACCATGAATCACTCGAGAATGTACGTCCCGCAGATGCGTACTGGGGTCGCCAAGATCAAATATTAGCTGAACGAAAAAAAATTAAGCAACGAACAATGGCCCAACGGCGGAAAAATCATATTTTCCAGCGTTTAGAAAGTACTTAA
- a CDS encoding 2Fe-2S iron-sulfur cluster-binding protein codes for MDSLHEETSKSELTDEERELFSKHMPEELPEIQSTGIKRRHFLKLLAITGGGFLTLQLVDAHNLLAQPLVDQVPVSPASLENAVKVSMRINGVRKSLDVDSRMTLLDSLRERLGLTGSKKGCDHGQCGTCTVLVNDRRVLSCLTLAATCEGKEVTTIEGLAKGDDLHPMQASFLKHDGFQCGYCTPGQICSAVALMNEAKAGEASYLTADVRTISKNLQLSDDEIRERMSGNICRCSAYPNILAAITEVHTGHDVSQNWRLQ; via the coding sequence ATGGATAGCCTGCACGAAGAAACAAGCAAGTCGGAACTTACCGACGAAGAAAGGGAGCTTTTTTCAAAACACATGCCCGAAGAGTTACCCGAGATCCAATCAACCGGTATTAAGCGTCGGCACTTTCTGAAACTGCTCGCTATTACAGGGGGTGGATTTCTGACGCTGCAACTGGTTGATGCACACAACTTGCTCGCCCAACCGCTGGTTGACCAGGTACCTGTTAGCCCTGCCAGCCTGGAAAATGCCGTGAAGGTTTCGATGAGGATCAACGGTGTCAGGAAGAGCCTGGATGTAGACAGCCGAATGACATTATTAGATTCGTTGCGTGAACGTCTTGGGCTTACTGGCTCCAAAAAAGGGTGCGACCATGGTCAGTGCGGTACCTGCACGGTACTAGTAAACGACCGGAGGGTGTTAAGTTGCCTTACGCTTGCCGCCACCTGTGAAGGCAAAGAAGTAACTACAATTGAAGGGCTTGCTAAAGGGGACGATTTACATCCCATGCAGGCCTCCTTTCTTAAACACGACGGCTTTCAGTGTGGCTACTGCACACCCGGACAAATTTGTTCCGCCGTGGCCCTTATGAATGAAGCCAAGGCCGGCGAAGCAAGCTACCTGACGGCTGATGTACGCACGATCAGCAAAAACCTTCAGCTTTCCGATGATGAAATCCGTGAACGCATGTCAGGAAACATCTGTCGCTGCAGTGCTTATCCGAACATATTAGCTGCCATAACGGAGGTCCACACCGGTCATGACGTTTCCCAGAATTGGCGGCTACAGTAA
- a CDS encoding FAD binding domain-containing protein gives MRPFIFSTASDAVGASQAAASDAGTKFLAGGTNLVDLMKEDVERPTKVMSVVGLPYTNIEETAGGVTIGAMAYNSDTANHPLIRQRFPLLTQAILAGASAQIRNMATNGGNLNQRTRCSYFYDTAMPCNKREQGSGCGALEGINRMHAIFGWSNSCVAVHPSDMCIALAALDARVKVLGTTGERSIPFLEYHRLPGTHPEKDNTLMPGELITAIDIPTNNFAAHCSYLKLRDRSSYAFALVSVAAALEINNASIKSVRIAMGGVAHKSWRATTAENFLVGKAPTEANFKQAATREMAAAKPLLHNAFKVKLGSNAIYRALSSALSENS, from the coding sequence ATGAGACCTTTTATTTTTTCTACCGCATCCGATGCGGTTGGTGCTTCGCAGGCAGCCGCATCGGATGCTGGCACAAAGTTCCTGGCCGGAGGCACCAATCTTGTTGACTTAATGAAGGAAGATGTCGAACGGCCAACCAAAGTAATGAGTGTCGTCGGATTACCCTATACAAATATTGAAGAGACAGCCGGTGGCGTGACCATCGGGGCCATGGCTTACAATTCGGATACCGCCAATCATCCCCTGATACGTCAACGTTTTCCTCTGCTCACGCAGGCGATTCTGGCCGGAGCTTCCGCTCAAATCCGTAACATGGCTACCAATGGTGGCAATCTGAATCAACGGACGCGCTGTTCCTACTTTTATGATACGGCTATGCCGTGCAACAAACGTGAACAGGGCAGTGGCTGCGGAGCTTTGGAGGGCATCAACCGGATGCACGCCATTTTCGGCTGGAGCAATAGCTGTGTGGCCGTTCATCCTTCCGATATGTGCATCGCCCTGGCGGCACTGGATGCTCGGGTAAAGGTGTTGGGAACGACCGGAGAACGTTCTATTCCGTTTTTGGAGTACCATCGGCTGCCCGGTACCCATCCGGAAAAGGACAACACTCTGATGCCAGGTGAACTGATCACAGCTATTGACATTCCGACCAACAACTTCGCGGCCCATTGCTCCTATCTTAAGCTTCGTGATCGTAGTAGTTATGCGTTCGCGCTGGTGTCCGTTGCTGCTGCCCTGGAGATAAACAACGCTTCTATCAAGTCTGTGCGTATTGCCATGGGCGGTGTAGCACACAAGTCCTGGCGGGCTACTACGGCAGAAAATTTTCTGGTTGGAAAAGCCCCCACCGAGGCCAATTTCAAACAGGCGGCCACTCGTGAGATGGCCGCGGCCAAGCCCCTATTGCACAATGCGTTTAAAGTCAAGTTAGGGTCGAATGCAATTTATCGGGCCTTGAGTAGTGCCCTCAGCGAGAATAGCTAA